Proteins from a genomic interval of Streptomyces fodineus:
- the mmsA gene encoding multiple monosaccharide ABC transporter ATP-binding protein, translating into MAGPVLEMRSIVKTFPGVKALSDVTLTVRQGEVHAICGENGAGKSTLMKVLSGVHPHGTYEGEILFEGELCRFKDIRASEQHGIVIIHQELALVPYLSIAENIFLGNEHATRGLINWRETLRHATELLRRVGLDEHPETRVADIGVGKQQLVEIAKALSKEVKLLILDEPTAALNDEDSGKLLDLILELKNQGITSIIISHKLGEIRRVADSVTIIRDGRSIETLDVKAAETTEDRIISAMVGRDLDHRFPERTPHQQEEGAAPALEIRNWTVRHPIDQQRKVVDDVSLSVRRGEIVGIAGLMGAGRTELAMSVFGRTYGRYAGGTVLKDGTEIRTKTVAEAVEHGIAYVTEDRKHYGLNLIDTINRNISLTALKKVAKRGVVDEQAERQVSEGFRESMNIKAPTVFEPVGKLSGGNQQKVVLSKWIFAGPDVLILDEPTRGIDVGAKYEIYTVIDQLAAQGKAVVFISSELPELLGMCDRIYTMAAGRLTGEVPRAEATQEVLMRQMTKDKAKDEEVTR; encoded by the coding sequence ATGGCGGGACCCGTCCTGGAAATGCGCTCGATCGTCAAGACCTTTCCCGGTGTCAAAGCGCTGTCGGACGTCACCCTGACCGTCCGGCAGGGCGAGGTCCACGCCATCTGCGGGGAGAACGGCGCCGGCAAGTCCACTCTGATGAAGGTGCTCTCCGGCGTCCATCCGCACGGCACCTACGAGGGCGAGATCCTCTTCGAGGGGGAGCTCTGCCGGTTCAAGGACATCCGGGCGAGCGAACAGCACGGCATCGTCATCATCCACCAGGAGCTGGCGCTGGTGCCGTACCTCTCCATCGCGGAGAACATCTTCCTCGGCAACGAGCACGCCACGCGCGGGCTCATCAACTGGCGCGAGACCCTGCGCCACGCCACCGAACTGCTGCGCCGGGTCGGTCTCGACGAGCACCCGGAGACCCGCGTCGCCGACATCGGCGTGGGCAAGCAGCAGCTCGTGGAGATCGCCAAGGCCCTGTCGAAGGAGGTGAAGCTGCTCATCCTCGACGAGCCGACGGCGGCCCTGAACGACGAGGACAGCGGCAAACTCCTCGACCTGATCCTGGAGCTGAAGAACCAGGGCATCACCTCGATCATCATCTCCCACAAACTGGGCGAGATCCGCCGGGTCGCCGACTCGGTGACGATCATCCGCGACGGGCGGTCCATCGAGACGCTCGACGTGAAGGCGGCGGAGACCACCGAGGACCGGATCATCAGCGCCATGGTGGGCCGCGACCTCGACCACCGCTTCCCCGAGCGCACCCCGCACCAGCAGGAGGAGGGCGCGGCCCCGGCACTGGAGATCCGCAACTGGACCGTCCGTCACCCCATCGACCAGCAGCGCAAGGTCGTGGACGACGTCTCGCTCAGCGTCCGCCGGGGCGAGATCGTCGGCATAGCCGGGCTGATGGGCGCCGGCCGCACCGAACTCGCGATGAGCGTCTTCGGCCGCACCTACGGCCGGTACGCGGGCGGCACGGTCCTCAAGGACGGCACGGAGATCCGTACGAAGACCGTCGCGGAGGCGGTGGAGCACGGCATCGCGTACGTCACCGAGGACCGCAAGCACTACGGCCTCAACCTCATCGACACCATCAACCGGAACATCTCGCTGACCGCGCTGAAGAAGGTCGCCAAGCGGGGCGTGGTGGACGAGCAGGCGGAGCGGCAGGTCTCCGAGGGCTTCCGCGAATCCATGAACATCAAGGCGCCGACGGTGTTCGAGCCGGTGGGCAAGCTGTCCGGCGGCAACCAGCAGAAGGTCGTCCTCAGCAAGTGGATCTTCGCGGGTCCGGACGTGCTGATCCTGGACGAGCCCACGCGCGGCATCGACGTGGGCGCCAAGTACGAGATCTACACGGTCATCGACCAACTGGCCGCCCAGGGCAAGGCGGTCGTCTTCATCTCCTCCGAGCTGCCGGAGCTGCTCGGCATGTGCGACCGCATCTACACGATGGCCGCCGGGCGGCTGACCGGTGAGGTGCCGCGGGCCGAGGCCACGCAGGAAGTGCTGATGCGCCAGATGACGAAAGACAAGGCGAAGGACGAAGAGGTAACGCGATGA
- a CDS encoding geranyl diphosphate 2-C-methyltransferase: MSKISTQMESIAMRDVLRTDYQKSVAEYWNKEKDPVNIKLGEIDGLYHHHYGLGEWDPSVLAGPTETRDQRIIEELHRLETAQADVLLDHLGDIAPDDHLLDAGSGRGGTSIMANARFGCHVDGVSISEQQVDFANEQAKQRGVMDKVHFHFRNMLDTRLETGSRRAIWTNETTMYVDLFELFAEFSRLLEYGGRYVCITGCSNDVTGMRTKAVSRIDEHYTCNIHPRSEYFRALAANNLVPIQVVDLTPDTIPYWELRAKSSVATGIEEPFLTAYKEGSFHYLLIAADRI; encoded by the coding sequence ATGTCCAAGATCTCCACCCAGATGGAAAGCATCGCCATGCGTGATGTCCTGCGCACCGACTACCAGAAGTCGGTCGCGGAGTACTGGAACAAGGAGAAGGACCCGGTCAACATCAAGCTCGGCGAGATCGACGGGCTCTACCACCACCACTACGGCCTCGGCGAGTGGGACCCCTCGGTCCTCGCCGGCCCCACCGAGACCCGCGACCAGCGCATCATCGAGGAACTGCACCGCCTGGAGACCGCGCAGGCCGACGTGCTCCTCGACCACCTCGGTGACATCGCCCCCGACGACCACCTCCTGGACGCCGGTTCCGGCCGGGGCGGCACCAGCATCATGGCCAACGCGCGCTTCGGCTGCCACGTGGACGGCGTCAGCATCTCCGAGCAGCAGGTCGACTTCGCCAACGAGCAGGCGAAACAGCGCGGGGTGATGGACAAGGTCCACTTCCACTTCCGCAACATGCTCGACACCCGTCTGGAGACCGGATCGCGCCGCGCGATCTGGACCAACGAGACGACCATGTACGTCGACCTGTTCGAACTGTTCGCCGAGTTCTCCCGCCTGCTGGAGTACGGCGGACGCTACGTCTGCATCACCGGCTGCTCCAACGACGTCACCGGCATGCGCACCAAGGCCGTCAGCAGGATCGACGAGCACTACACCTGCAACATCCACCCGCGCAGCGAGTACTTCAGGGCGCTGGCGGCGAACAACCTGGTGCCCATCCAGGTGGTGGACCTGACCCCGGACACGATCCCCTACTGGGAACTGCGCGCCAAGTCGTCCGTGGCCACCGGCATCGAGGAGCCCTTTCTCACCGCGTACAAGGAGGGCAGTTTCCACTACCTCCTCATCGCGGCCGACCGGATCTGA
- the chvE gene encoding multiple monosaccharide ABC transporter substrate-binding protein, with product MRNRRAALAAISGAASLALTLTACGQSGSGGSKEKTGDVKGATIGIAMPTKSSERWINDGNNVVKNLQSMGYKTKLVYGEDDPSTQVSQIENLITQGVKGLIVAAIDNKSLNNVLQEAHQANIPVIAYDRLILGTPNVDYYASFDNEKVGVLQGTYIVHKLGLDAGKKGPFNIELFAGSNDDNNTKYFFNGAMSVLQPYIDKKQLVVKSGQTKLNQVTTLRWDGTTAQKRMEDILTSSYKSGRVDGVLSPYDGISIGILSALKSDGYGAGSNPLPVITGQDAELASVKSIIAGQQTQTVYKDTRQLAKVASTMVDDALKGKKPQVNDTKTYDNGSKVVPAYLLQPVSVDKSNYKQVLVDGGYYTESELK from the coding sequence CCGCCTGCGGCCAGAGCGGCTCGGGTGGCAGCAAGGAGAAGACGGGAGACGTCAAGGGCGCCACCATCGGCATCGCGATGCCGACCAAGTCCTCCGAGCGGTGGATCAACGACGGCAACAACGTCGTGAAGAACCTCCAGTCCATGGGCTACAAGACCAAGCTGGTCTACGGCGAGGACGACCCGAGCACCCAGGTCTCGCAGATCGAGAACCTCATCACGCAGGGCGTGAAGGGCCTGATCGTCGCGGCGATCGACAACAAGTCGCTGAACAACGTGCTCCAGGAGGCGCACCAGGCGAACATCCCGGTGATCGCCTACGACCGGTTGATCCTCGGCACCCCGAACGTCGACTACTACGCCTCCTTCGACAACGAGAAGGTCGGCGTCCTCCAGGGCACCTACATCGTGCACAAGCTCGGCCTGGACGCCGGCAAGAAGGGCCCGTTCAACATCGAGCTGTTCGCCGGCTCGAACGACGACAACAACACCAAGTACTTCTTCAACGGCGCGATGAGCGTGCTGCAGCCGTACATCGACAAGAAGCAGCTGGTGGTCAAGTCCGGGCAGACCAAGCTCAACCAGGTCACCACCCTGCGCTGGGACGGCACCACGGCGCAGAAGCGCATGGAGGACATCCTCACCTCCTCCTACAAGAGCGGCCGGGTCGACGGGGTGCTCTCGCCGTACGACGGCATCTCCATCGGCATCCTGTCCGCGCTGAAATCGGACGGCTACGGCGCGGGCAGCAACCCGCTGCCGGTGATCACCGGCCAGGACGCCGAACTGGCCTCGGTGAAGTCGATCATCGCCGGGCAGCAGACGCAGACCGTCTACAAGGACACCCGGCAGCTCGCCAAGGTGGCCTCGACCATGGTGGACGACGCCCTGAAGGGCAAGAAGCCGCAGGTCAACGACACCAAGACGTACGACAACGGCAGCAAGGTCGTGCCCGCCTACCTGCTCCAGCCGGTCAGCGTCGACAAGAGCAACTACAAGCAGGTGCTCGTGGACGGCGGTTACTACACCGAGTCCGAGCTCAAGTAA
- a CDS encoding aldose epimerase family protein, whose product MELNRRTVIAGAAAAGLAATALGTGTAQASSGRKPVKEYFGTLADGTKVHRWSLENGGTRLKVLSYGGIIQSLEIPDRHGRYANVSLGYDDLDAYVKGTTYFGATIGRYGNRIAKGRFTLDGRKYQLSVNDGVNSLHGGKQGFNTKVWDIEPFTDGPDVGLHLHYTSVDGEMGYPGTLRTRVTFTLNRHGDWRIDYRATTDRPTIVNLTNHTYYNLAGEGSGSIYDHELWLAASRFTPTDAGLIPTGEKAKVKGTPFDFTQPKPIGRDIRTGHPQLVTAKGYDHNFVLDKGVTANPEHVVTLRDPGSGRTLKILTDQPGVQFYSGNFLDGTLVGQSGHTYRQGDGLALETQHFPDSPNEPSFPSTVLRPGQTYRTTTIHTFGT is encoded by the coding sequence ATGGAACTGAACAGACGCACGGTCATCGCCGGCGCCGCGGCGGCGGGCCTCGCGGCCACCGCTCTCGGCACGGGCACAGCCCAGGCCTCCTCGGGAAGGAAGCCGGTGAAGGAGTACTTCGGCACGCTCGCCGACGGCACCAAGGTCCACCGCTGGTCGCTGGAGAACGGCGGCACCCGCCTGAAGGTCCTCTCCTACGGCGGCATCATCCAGTCCCTGGAGATCCCCGACCGGCACGGCCGGTACGCCAACGTCTCCCTCGGCTACGACGATCTCGACGCGTACGTCAAGGGCACGACCTACTTCGGCGCGACCATCGGCCGCTACGGAAACCGCATCGCCAAGGGCCGGTTCACCCTGGACGGCAGGAAGTACCAGCTGTCCGTCAACGACGGGGTGAACAGCCTGCACGGCGGCAAGCAGGGCTTCAACACCAAGGTGTGGGACATCGAGCCGTTCACCGACGGCCCCGACGTCGGCCTTCACCTGCACTACACGAGCGTCGACGGTGAGATGGGCTACCCCGGCACGCTGAGGACGAGGGTCACCTTCACCCTGAACCGGCACGGCGACTGGCGGATCGACTACCGGGCGACCACCGACAGGCCGACGATCGTCAACCTCACCAACCACACGTATTACAACCTCGCGGGCGAGGGCAGCGGCAGCATCTACGACCACGAACTCTGGCTCGCCGCGAGCCGGTTCACCCCCACCGACGCGGGCCTGATCCCCACCGGCGAAAAGGCGAAGGTCAAGGGCACCCCCTTCGACTTCACCCAGCCCAAGCCGATCGGCCGGGACATCCGCACCGGCCACCCGCAGCTGGTCACCGCCAAGGGCTACGACCACAACTTCGTGCTCGACAAGGGCGTGACCGCGAACCCCGAGCACGTGGTGACGCTGCGCGACCCGGGGTCCGGCCGCACCCTGAAGATCCTCACCGACCAGCCCGGCGTGCAGTTCTACTCGGGAAACTTCCTCGACGGCACCCTCGTCGGCCAGTCCGGCCACACCTACCGGCAGGGCGACGGCCTGGCCCTGGAGACCCAGCACTTCCCGGACTCGCCGAACGAGCCGTCGTTCCCGTCGACCGTGCTGCGGCCGGGGCAGACGTACCGGACGACGACGATCCACACGTTCGGCACGTGA
- the mmsB gene encoding multiple monosaccharide ABC transporter permease, which yields MSTDVTDKSPAAAPPGKDGSGAGDGILQLVLGGLRRNMRQYGMLIALGLIVLLFQFWTGGDLLLPRNVSNLVLQNSYILILAIGMMLVIIAGHIDLSVGSITAFVGAFAAVLTVQHHVAWPVALVLCLLVGAVAGSVQGFLIAYFGIPSFIVTLAGMLLFRGLTEILLKGQTLGPFPNGLQKIGNGFLPEVGPNTNYHNLTLLLGIVLIAAVVWQEVRDRRRQREFSLDVVPFKLFLLKLVALVAAVLALTMLLASYDGAPIILIILGVLVGGYGYVMRNSVFGRHIYAIGGNLPAAKLSGVKDKRITFQVFLNMGVLAALAGLVVAARLNAASPKAGDGFELEAIASSFIGGASMSGGVGTVLGAIIGGLVLGVLNNGMNLLSVGTDWQQVIKGLALLAAVGFDVWNKRKSGS from the coding sequence ATGAGCACGGACGTCACCGACAAGAGCCCGGCCGCCGCGCCGCCGGGCAAGGACGGATCGGGCGCCGGGGACGGCATATTGCAGCTGGTGCTCGGCGGCCTGCGCCGCAACATGCGCCAGTACGGCATGCTGATCGCGCTCGGTCTGATCGTCCTCCTCTTCCAGTTCTGGACCGGCGGCGACCTGCTGCTGCCGCGCAACGTCTCCAACCTGGTGCTGCAGAACAGCTACATCCTGATCCTCGCGATCGGCATGATGCTGGTGATCATCGCCGGGCACATCGACCTGTCGGTCGGCTCGATCACGGCGTTCGTGGGCGCCTTCGCGGCCGTGCTCACGGTGCAGCACCATGTGGCGTGGCCCGTCGCCCTGGTGCTGTGCCTGCTGGTGGGCGCGGTGGCGGGCTCCGTACAGGGCTTCCTGATCGCGTATTTCGGCATACCGTCGTTCATCGTCACCCTCGCCGGGATGCTGCTCTTCCGCGGCCTGACGGAGATCCTGCTCAAGGGCCAGACCCTCGGCCCGTTCCCGAACGGCCTGCAGAAGATCGGCAACGGCTTCCTGCCCGAGGTCGGCCCGAACACCAACTACCACAACCTCACCCTGCTCCTCGGCATCGTCCTGATCGCCGCCGTGGTCTGGCAGGAGGTGCGCGACCGGCGCCGCCAGCGGGAGTTCTCCCTCGACGTGGTGCCCTTCAAGCTGTTCCTGCTCAAGCTCGTCGCGCTGGTCGCCGCGGTCCTCGCCCTCACCATGCTGCTGGCCAGCTACGACGGCGCGCCGATCATCCTGATCATCCTCGGTGTCCTGGTGGGCGGCTACGGCTACGTCATGCGCAACTCGGTCTTCGGCCGGCACATCTACGCCATCGGCGGCAATCTGCCGGCGGCCAAGCTGTCCGGCGTGAAGGACAAGCGCATCACCTTCCAGGTGTTCCTGAACATGGGCGTGCTCGCGGCCCTGGCGGGTCTGGTGGTCGCCGCCCGCCTGAACGCGGCCTCGCCGAAGGCGGGCGACGGCTTCGAACTGGAGGCGATCGCCTCCTCGTTCATCGGCGGTGCCTCCATGAGCGGCGGTGTCGGCACCGTCCTCGGTGCCATCATCGGTGGTCTCGTCCTCGGCGTGCTGAACAACGGCATGAACCTCCTCAGCGTCGGTACCGACTGGCAGCAGGTCATCAAGGGCCTGGCCCTGCTGGCGGCGGTCGGCTTCGACGTGTGGAACAAGCGCAAGTCCGGTTCGTGA
- a CDS encoding pyridoxal phosphate-dependent aminotransferase, which translates to MAGNVTSLFRGATAHSPSMAALTREGGDGTGPVDFCIPCNPYFPTPAMFEELSARLHEIITYYPSGADTITGELCTLLQLPPQCVAMGNGSTELITWIDHLLVRESLAVPVPTFGRWTDQPMETGKRVDMFPLQEASGFALDLAQYAEFIRRRGTRVAVICNPNNPDGGYLRKQSVVQFMDAMTDLDLVIVDESFLEFADAEAEPSVVQEAMIRPNVVVLRSLGKNFGLHGVRFGYLVANPALAGKVRSMLPKWNLNSFAEHVVFMLKEHGAEYAQSLQQIRRDRLEMASHLSALPGLTVFPSQGNFLFVRLPVGAEGTVVRDRMLTEHRILVRECGNKIGSSSRFLRLVVRPQVDVRRLVSGLEQVLYGSRRGAAVPELSTGTSYSSGTAAVDRLMSETNGGGLQLPAAPQPAAPQPAVSQPLPAAQPLPAAQPTAPQPAPVQQPVAPAPVPQPAPVPQPVPVPQPVPAPAPLPAPLPAPTPVPAPMPVPVPAPVPAAMVAPTPPGVPARGGLTAAQVRGMTAPATDLTPAPATGWPNAQSWPNAAGA; encoded by the coding sequence TTGGCCGGCAACGTCACCTCGTTGTTCCGCGGCGCCACCGCGCACAGCCCCTCGATGGCGGCGCTGACGCGGGAGGGCGGCGACGGAACCGGCCCGGTGGACTTCTGCATTCCGTGCAACCCGTACTTCCCGACACCGGCCATGTTCGAGGAACTGTCGGCGCGGTTGCACGAGATCATCACGTACTACCCGAGCGGCGCCGACACCATCACCGGCGAGCTGTGCACCCTGCTCCAGCTGCCGCCGCAGTGCGTGGCGATGGGCAACGGATCCACCGAACTGATCACCTGGATCGACCACTTGCTGGTCCGTGAGTCCCTGGCGGTTCCGGTCCCCACCTTCGGCCGCTGGACGGACCAGCCGATGGAGACTGGCAAACGGGTCGACATGTTCCCGCTCCAGGAGGCGAGCGGTTTCGCCCTGGACCTCGCCCAGTACGCCGAGTTCATCCGGCGGCGCGGCACCCGGGTGGCGGTGATCTGCAACCCGAACAACCCCGACGGCGGCTATCTGCGCAAGCAGTCGGTGGTGCAGTTCATGGACGCGATGACCGACCTGGACCTGGTGATCGTGGACGAGTCCTTCCTGGAGTTCGCCGACGCCGAAGCCGAGCCCAGCGTCGTCCAGGAGGCCATGATCCGCCCGAACGTCGTCGTCCTGCGCAGCCTCGGCAAGAACTTCGGCCTGCACGGCGTCCGCTTCGGCTACCTGGTCGCCAATCCGGCCCTGGCGGGCAAGGTGCGGTCCATGCTGCCGAAGTGGAACCTCAACTCCTTCGCCGAGCACGTGGTGTTCATGCTGAAGGAACACGGAGCCGAATACGCGCAGAGCCTTCAGCAGATCCGCCGCGACCGCCTGGAGATGGCCAGCCACCTCTCCGCACTGCCGGGGCTGACGGTGTTCCCCTCCCAAGGGAACTTCCTGTTCGTACGCCTCCCCGTCGGCGCCGAGGGCACGGTGGTCCGGGACCGGATGCTCACCGAGCACCGGATCCTGGTCCGCGAGTGCGGCAACAAGATCGGTTCCTCCAGCCGCTTCCTGAGACTCGTGGTGCGCCCCCAGGTCGACGTGCGTCGCCTGGTGTCCGGCCTGGAGCAGGTGCTCTACGGGTCCAGGAGGGGAGCCGCCGTACCCGAGCTGAGTACCGGGACCAGCTACAGCTCGGGTACGGCGGCGGTGGACCGGCTGATGAGCGAGACCAACGGCGGCGGGTTGCAATTGCCCGCGGCGCCTCAGCCTGCGGCGCCTCAGCCGGCCGTATCGCAGCCCCTGCCCGCGGCACAGCCCCTGCCCGCGGCTCAGCCGACGGCACCGCAGCCCGCGCCGGTGCAGCAGCCTGTGGCACCGGCGCCGGTCCCCCAGCCGGCGCCGGTCCCCCAGCCGGTACCGGTCCCCCAGCCGGTACCGGCACCCGCTCCCCTGCCGGCACCGCTGCCCGCGCCGACGCCCGTGCCTGCGCCGATGCCCGTACCCGTGCCCGCTCCGGTTCCGGCCGCCATGGTGGCCCCCACTCCCCCGGGGGTTCCGGCGCGCGGCGGTCTCACGGCGGCCCAGGTGCGCGGCATGACGGCCCCGGCGACCGATCTGACCCCGGCTCCGGCCACGGGCTGGCCCAATGCGCAGAGCTGGCCGAACGCGGCGGGCGCCTGA
- a CDS encoding FAD-dependent oxidoreductase — translation MRADRPWGKAVVIGGSYAGLVTARVLSDFFREVVLVERDAVDEDTGAHPGAPQGYHAHAMLAKGGEVLERLFPGLRDELREAGAPVFDYGEGIDFLLPVGRAPRQRTGVRIQSFTRDELERRLRRKVLALAQVRLLPSTQCTGLTRDYAGRVSGVTCRSESEESFELTADLVIDASGRSSSLTDWLNVMGVTVPPKRTVKAKVTYTSMNFDRPAQDHSGHPDFYVAYQMMFAPSVPRAGVLLAVERDRWTCSLFGFQDQPPTDDEGYLEFAESLDNPRLAEQIARRTVQEPTRRYTNADNQWRPYHAVTNWPERLLAVGDAVCVFNPVYGQGLTVAAMEAELLQGMLKRRSATGRLDGLAPGFQKKVGRLLLGPWTLSTNSDLMWTPKGQPLAARFAHWYNTRLFHVAVKDAAVWTRFVRVVNMVASPALLFHPLVALKVLTVTSRRT, via the coding sequence ATGAGAGCAGATCGCCCGTGGGGCAAGGCCGTTGTCATCGGCGGCAGCTATGCGGGGCTCGTGACCGCACGCGTACTGTCCGATTTCTTCCGCGAGGTCGTCCTCGTGGAACGGGACGCCGTCGACGAGGACACCGGCGCACATCCGGGTGCTCCGCAGGGCTATCACGCGCACGCGATGCTGGCCAAGGGCGGGGAGGTCCTGGAGCGGCTGTTCCCCGGACTGCGCGACGAACTGAGAGAGGCGGGAGCGCCGGTCTTCGACTACGGAGAGGGCATCGACTTCCTGCTGCCCGTCGGACGAGCGCCACGGCAGCGTACGGGCGTCCGGATCCAGAGCTTCACCCGCGACGAGCTGGAACGCCGCCTGCGCCGCAAGGTGCTCGCGCTTGCTCAGGTCAGGCTGCTGCCGTCCACCCAGTGCACGGGCCTGACCCGGGACTACGCGGGCCGCGTGAGCGGCGTGACGTGCCGGTCCGAGAGCGAGGAGTCCTTCGAGCTGACCGCCGACCTGGTCATCGACGCCTCCGGACGGTCCAGTTCCCTGACGGACTGGCTGAACGTGATGGGTGTCACCGTGCCGCCCAAGCGGACCGTGAAGGCGAAGGTCACCTACACGTCGATGAACTTCGACCGGCCGGCGCAGGACCATTCCGGCCACCCGGACTTCTACGTCGCCTATCAGATGATGTTCGCTCCCAGCGTGCCCCGGGCCGGGGTCCTGCTCGCCGTGGAGCGCGACCGGTGGACCTGCTCGCTGTTCGGGTTCCAGGACCAGCCGCCGACCGACGACGAGGGCTACCTGGAGTTCGCGGAGAGCCTGGACAACCCGCGCCTGGCCGAGCAGATCGCCCGGCGCACCGTCCAGGAGCCGACCCGTCGCTACACCAACGCCGACAACCAGTGGCGGCCCTACCACGCCGTCACCAACTGGCCGGAGCGCCTCCTCGCCGTCGGCGACGCCGTCTGCGTCTTCAACCCCGTCTACGGCCAGGGTCTGACGGTGGCCGCGATGGAGGCGGAGCTGCTCCAGGGCATGCTGAAGCGACGCAGCGCGACCGGGCGGCTGGACGGCCTCGCCCCCGGATTCCAGAAGAAGGTGGGCCGTCTGCTGCTGGGCCCGTGGACGCTGTCCACCAACTCGGACCTGATGTGGACCCCGAAGGGCCAGCCCCTCGCCGCGCGCTTCGCCCACTGGTACAACACGCGTCTGTTCCACGTGGCGGTGAAGGACGCGGCCGTCTGGACGAGGTTCGTCCGCGTGGTGAACATGGTGGCCTCACCGGCCCTGTTGTTCCATCCCCTGGTGGCCCTGAAGGTCCTGACGGTCACTTCCCGGCGTACGTGA